Below is a window of Salvelinus fontinalis isolate EN_2023a chromosome 31, ASM2944872v1, whole genome shotgun sequence DNA.
gggcaggggtgcagccatgggtgggcctgggaggctaAAAGCTCACCCACTTGGGAGTTAGGCCaactcactggggagccaggaccagccaatcagaatgagttttccccacaaaagggctttattacagacagaaatactcctcaggttCATCATCTGTCCGTGTggcgcaggtgaagaagccggatgtggaggtcctgggttgacgtgtttacacgtggtctgcggttgtgaggctggttggtgtactgacaaattctctaaaacgacattggaggcggcttatggtagagaaatgaacattcaattatctggcaacagctctgttcaacattcctgcagttagcatgccaattgtacgctccctcaaaacttgagacatctgtggcatcgtgttttgtgacaaaactgcacattttagagtggcgttTTATTGTCACaaaacaaggtgcacctgtgtaatgatcatgctgtttaatcagcttcttgatatgccacacctgtcaggtggatgtattatcttgccaaaagagaaatgctcactaatggggatgtaaacaaatttgtggagaAAATTGCcgagaaataagcattttgtgcttatggaaaatgtttaggatcttttatttcagctcctgaaacatggaactttccactagatgttggaacatttctgtgttgactagcttccattcagccatatgAGCAATAGTGAGgtcagacactgatgttgggtgattaggcctggctcgcagtcggcgttcccactggctcacagtcggctcgcagtcagggttctgtgcaagccagtcaagttcttccacaccaatcttgacaactacttctgtatggatctcgctttgtgcacgggggtattgtcatgctgaaacagttcAGAGCtttccccaaaatgttgccacaaagttggaagtacagaattgtctacaatgtcattgtacactgtagtgttaagatttccctttacagGAACTAAGAGgcgtagcccgaaccatgaacaacagccccagaccattattcctcctccaccaacccttacagttggcactatgtatcaggacaggtagcgttctcctggcatccgctaaaCTCAGATTCGTCAGTTGGATTGCCAGACGGAGAAGCATGTTTCATCACTCTTGAGAACGGGTTTCCACTGCCCCAGAGTCtaatggcagtgagctttacaccactccagccaacgtatgggattgcacatggtgatcttaggcttgtgtgcagcagCTGCTCTGtaatggaaaccaatttcatgaagctcccgatgaacagttcttgtgctgacattgcttccacaGGCAGTTTGGAAAAtcggtagtaagtgttgcaaccgaggacagatgatttttacacgctacgcgcttTAGAACTCGGTGGTCCTGTTCTGTtagcttatgtggcctaccacttcgcggctgagccgttgttgctcctagccatttccactccacaataacagcacttacagttgaccgtggcagatctagcagggcagaaatttgacaaactgacttgttagaaaggttgcatcctatgatggtgccacattgaaagtcactcagctcttcagtatgggccattctactgccaatgtttgtctatggagattgcatggctgtgtgctcaattttatacacctgtcagcaacggggaCCAATCCACTCCGATGAAAAGTGAATGATAGGCCTAATCCCTACACTAGGGGTGTAGGccaagttgcctatccctggtgtAGGGTGTAAACCTATCATCTGAAGTCTGTGGTACAATTGCATCATCTATTGGATACAATGTGCGTATAAAACCTGGATTTAACTTTACATTATAGTAGgcctattttaacagttttaggcTGACGAGGATGAAATATCAAGTGTATCATAAATTATATTTGTATTTAATACGCATAAATGCATGAATGCTTAATTGAAAATAAATTCAACTAAAGCCAACACAATTCCTAATAGCATATTTAGCTGTGGATATCTCACACAAAAGACAAACCAAGAGATTCATTACAGTAGTAGACTACCAAAATCACCATCTAAATACAATGAAGTGAGTTTTGATGATGATTTGTTATTATAATGTAGCAAGTCCTGCAGCCTAGTCTCCCCTTCAGCCTGTGTAAGGATCAGATGTGTAGATTTATTTTAACATTAAGGTTGTTTAATttggtaaaaaataaaatgtggtAGTTTGGTcctattttaaaaaatatttggGGGAGTCCTGTTTCCATCCTGCACAGTAGAAGGCAGGATGCACATTAAATTCTGCAATCCCCAATataccacagaagaagaagaagagtgacGCAGCTCATCACACTCTCCAACGAGAGAAGAAATGTCGCAGGACCCGGAACTGTCCGCGGATTGCTCCAGGCAGGTTGGTTTGTTGTTAACAGCTTCTGTTATGATTAAGCAAGCATTTGTCTTGATAAAACGTTCAGAAAATCGACATGGAATTATGATATATTACCCCCAAAAAATCGACCCTGGAAATACTAATTCCATTGGCATTCCGGTTGGTATTCTGAAGCCGCAGTGGCGTGCAGCTAGCCTCAGCTTCACGAGTGCAGCGCTGTCAAAATCAGAAATTATGACAAATACATAAATGTTTACAAGGCAATGTTTTCAAGATATGTATTTTGTTTAGGTCACTGCTGTTGCTGTCTGCTAGACTAGAGAATACACTCAATTGTGTGGCTACAGTGTATGACTAATTGCTGATGACCTCAGCGATGTCTAGTGGTAATTGTGGTATTTCGCAAGTCCTATGGTCTTGTGATGCtctccaatacatttttttttgtaccaGGAATATTTCTGCTGTGTTTTTTAATCCCGACATTTATGTGGTATTCATACACATTTTAGTGGCCAAAATGATGTCTGAAGAAAGTGAGCCCATGAGGCACATTGATCTTGGGTCTCCTTCTCTGGAACAACCAGCAGCTGGTCACTGGTTCCCTGGCCCTCCCCCGCCCGTCTACTCCTGTACTCTGACTCCTGAGCTGGTGGCCAAGGCCCGGGAGGAACTACAGGAGAAGCCAGAGTGGAGGCTGAGAGACGCGCAGGCCCTGAGGGACATGGTGCTGAAGGAGCAGCCTAACCTCCGGACCAGGCTGGACGATGCCTTTCTCCTGCGCTTCCTACGGGCCAGGTAAAGCATGATGCACTACAGTAACTACCCATAATGCTCTCTGTAAAATGATCCAGGAAACTGTCCTTAAGCGTCTCACAGTAGGaggtctgatctaggatcaggtcccccctgtccatataatcATATTATTATGATTGGAATGGCAAAGCTGATCCTATATCAGCACCTATACTCTAAGACACTTTATGAATAAGGGCCCTGGTGTCATCTTATTGAAGATGGTCTATCTTGAAGCTTACATAATGATGACCTGTCCCGTCTCCTTGTCCATTCACCAGGAAGTTTGACTATGACCGTGCCATGCAGCTGCTCCTCAACTACCACACCAGCCGGCGGGCCTGGCCCGAGGTCTTCCAGGACCTGAAGCCCTCCACAGTCAAACATGTGTTAGACCTGGGCTTCCTGACTGTTCTGCCCCATCCAGACCATAATGGATGCTACATCCTCTGTCTCAGACCTGGTCAGTGTGTTAGCTCACACTATCTACTGTCGTTTTATGTCCTAGAAGGGTTTTATGTTCTAGAAGCGCTCTAACTCATTGTTCATCTTTATTTGGAAATACTTTATATGAACACTGTCTTCTTAGAAGAATATAATAATACATTATATGAACACCCTCTTCATAGAAGAATAGAATACTTTATTAATTCATACAAGACGGGAATTGGTTGTCTGCTTTACCCAAACCTGCATTGTAAGTGCATTTACCTACTATCCCTTATGACCTATGTATAATGCATGACATAGGTGCTAATAGCTGCCCATAAACAtctataatattattatttttatcttGAAAACATTTCCGATAATAGCCTTGATAAAACGGATTCAGATTGTCCTATGCTTGGCCTTTTTCAGAGTTACTAAATATACATTATTTTACAACAGGAAAATGGAAAGCAAATGATTATCCATTTGAGGACAACATCCGGGCCATTTACCTGACTCTGGAGAAGCTGATTCAGCCAGAGGAGACTCAGGTGAATGGGATCGTCATCTTAGCAGACTACACTGGGGTGGGCTTGTCCCAGGCATCCAATCCGGGCCCATTCCTGGCCAAGAAGGTTGTCAGCATCCTTCAGGTAAGCCATCAAAGACCTTGTTATTGTTCTGTTATTTAAGTTTTGATAATGTCACCCATGACAGCATGATCAAAATACACTGATCTATCTAGAATATGTATCTTATCAAATATGTTTTGTTGAAAACATAACACCCTCGATGTGGCTTGTGTCTTCTGTCAATAACAGACATTTTAATGTTGGATTTCAGGATAGCTTCCCAATAAGAATCAAGGCTGTTAACATCATAAATGAGCCCCGGATTTTCAAAGGGATCTTTGCAATAATTAAGCCTTTTCTGAAGGAGAAGATGGCAGAGAGGGTGAGTTTCATTTCTTTGTCTTTTACATAATATGGAGTCTTTCTTCAAATCCTCCTTTTTCTGTACATGGTAACCTGCTAATTTGATCACTGCATTCAGATTACATTTATCTCGTATAACAGTCGTGATATGATTTCAGTGATTTCCAAAGTGTTTTAAAGCCATTATGAATAAACCTAATCAAATGAACATGGGCAGAGGCCCTCTTGAAGTACTGTAGGCTCCTTTGTGATTGTGTGACATCAGCCTAACATAATTCCCTTATTTTTTCATACAGTACGTTCTCCACGGGTCAGACCTGCGCTCTCTGCACCGCAACATTCCTCGATCCGTCCT
It encodes the following:
- the LOC129829749 gene encoding alpha-tocopherol transfer protein-like, coding for MMSEESEPMRHIDLGSPSLEQPAAGHWFPGPPPPVYSCTLTPELVAKAREELQEKPEWRLRDAQALRDMVLKEQPNLRTRLDDAFLLRFLRARKFDYDRAMQLLLNYHTSRRAWPEVFQDLKPSTVKHVLDLGFLTVLPHPDHNGCYILCLRPGKWKANDYPFEDNIRAIYLTLEKLIQPEETQVNGIVILADYTGVGLSQASNPGPFLAKKVVSILQDSFPIRIKAVNIINEPRIFKGIFAIIKPFLKEKMAERYVLHGSDLRSLHRNIPRSVLPEEYGGEAIHLDMSAWSKTLLDSEEEFIVEFCQPDPLEGVVLPDSMLFEGEQPGGGARDDDTFRGLRSQLYYCY